The Salinibaculum sp. SYNS191 genome has a window encoding:
- a CDS encoding ABC transporter ATP-binding protein, which yields MSRNEPRPAAEPVSARTEDTIATAETVLELDGVTRQFGEEAAVEDLSLSVRDGELLTLLGPSGCGKTTTLRLIAGLDRPTTGSITIAGVDVASETGFVAPEDRDVGLVFQNFALFPHLSVEENIAFGIDDWDEADREARVAELLELVGLVEHRKKMPTQLSGGQQQRVALARSLAPEPDVLLLDEPFSNLDVRLRVEMREEVRRILKEAGVTAVSVTHDQEEALSISDRVAIMNDGHIEQIGQPEVVFENPESRFVASFLGRASFITGRVRGDTVETPLGTLSTEQINGPLSAYDGAQIDVLVRPDDLEATSTEEPLADGSVVHRQYNGPNFVYRVELDTGGIVRCLHNHVETFEHGQPVAVDIVADHPLAWYPTE from the coding sequence ATGTCACGTAACGAACCACGCCCCGCCGCCGAGCCCGTCAGTGCACGCACGGAGGACACCATCGCGACGGCCGAGACCGTCCTCGAACTCGACGGCGTGACCCGTCAGTTCGGCGAGGAGGCCGCCGTCGAGGACCTGTCGCTGTCGGTCCGGGACGGCGAACTCCTGACGCTGCTGGGTCCGTCCGGGTGTGGCAAGACCACCACTCTCCGACTCATCGCCGGCCTCGACCGGCCCACGACGGGGTCTATCACTATCGCCGGCGTCGACGTCGCCTCGGAGACCGGGTTCGTCGCCCCGGAGGACCGCGACGTCGGACTGGTCTTCCAGAACTTCGCGCTCTTTCCGCACCTCTCCGTCGAGGAGAACATCGCGTTCGGCATCGACGACTGGGACGAGGCCGACCGCGAGGCCCGCGTCGCTGAGTTGCTGGAACTGGTGGGGCTGGTCGAGCACAGAAAGAAGATGCCGACGCAACTGTCGGGCGGTCAGCAACAGCGGGTCGCGCTGGCACGCTCGCTCGCCCCGGAACCGGACGTGCTCCTGCTGGACGAACCGTTCTCGAACCTGGACGTGCGCCTGCGCGTCGAGATGCGCGAGGAGGTCCGGCGCATCCTGAAGGAGGCCGGCGTCACCGCCGTCTCCGTCACGCACGACCAGGAGGAGGCGCTGTCCATCAGCGACCGCGTCGCCATCATGAACGACGGCCACATCGAGCAGATCGGCCAGCCGGAGGTCGTCTTCGAGAACCCCGAGTCCCGCTTCGTCGCCAGTTTCCTCGGCCGGGCGAGTTTCATCACCGGTCGCGTCCGCGGCGACACGGTCGAGACGCCGCTGGGAACGCTCTCCACCGAGCAGATTAACGGTCCCCTCTCCGCCTACGACGGCGCACAGATAGACGTGCTCGTCCGGCCGGACGACCTGGAGGCGACGTCGACGGAAGAACCCCTCGCGGACGGCAGCGTCGTCCACCGGCAGTACAACGGCCCGAACTTCGTCTACCGCGTCGAACTGGACACCGGGGGCATCGTCCGCTGTCTCCACAACCACGTCGAGACCTTCGAACACGGGCAACCGGTCGCCGTCGACATCGTGGCCGACCACCCGCTCGCGTGGTACCCCACCGAGTGA
- a CDS encoding gluconate 2-dehydrogenase subunit 3 family protein has product MTDYELSRRDAIAALTAAGIGVSAGGVLTWDYLTDGDERPPDVTLSDDDRATLDALAETVYPSEVSGIPAFVESYVVGRLDDHPDREAEMVYAIEELDSYAEEWHDRPFRDLDAGERDDTLDMMGLDVTDPDPDGNGAERIRFYLLNELLFALYASPTGGELLGLENPQGYPGGTDSYQQGPP; this is encoded by the coding sequence ATGACAGACTACGAACTCTCACGGCGCGACGCGATAGCTGCACTGACCGCCGCCGGCATCGGCGTCTCCGCCGGCGGTGTACTGACCTGGGACTACCTGACCGATGGTGACGAGCGCCCGCCCGACGTCACGCTCTCCGACGACGACCGAGCGACGCTGGACGCCCTCGCCGAGACGGTCTACCCGTCAGAGGTCTCCGGCATCCCGGCGTTCGTCGAGAGCTACGTCGTCGGCCGCCTCGACGACCACCCCGACCGCGAGGCGGAGATGGTCTACGCCATCGAGGAACTGGACAGCTACGCGGAGGAGTGGCACGACCGACCGTTCCGGGACCTCGACGCGGGGGAGCGCGACGACACGCTGGACATGATGGGACTGGACGTGACCGACCCGGACCCGGACGGCAACGGCGCCGAGCGAATCCGCTTTTACCTGCTGAACGAACTGCTGTTCGCGCTGTACGCGTCGCCCACCGGCGGCGAACTGCTCGGCCTGGAGAACCCGCAGGGCTATCCCGGCGGGACGGACAGCTACCAGCAGGGGCCCCCGTAG
- a CDS encoding glycosyltransferase family 39 protein — translation MTPRRLAALLSLVAALAVVAIAEGIFPYHTSNHDEGVYLQQAAMLLEGQLTISPPVAESFRPWFFVADGGQLYPKYTPVAAAIFAVGGLLGSYTISLGLVAGVAVALAYAIVAEVFDRRTAVVAAALVLASPLFLVDAAVFLSYVPTFALNLLFAWAYLRADRTGDRRFAALAGAAVGLAFFSRPFTAVLFALPFVAHAVWTLRTLARPVVVRQVVTAALGLAGVAVTLGYNAVVTGDPLVFPYQAFAPRDGLGFGLRRILGYERVYDLPLALEANARVLWSYVTEWSVAAPLGVPVALGGLAVVLSRLRTDRDPWKLTLAGLFVTIPVGNVYFWGNLNILGQLSVPTDGLISFLGPYYHVGLLLPTAAFGAVALVAVGRRVRALSRDQSQRVRVAVIAAVVVLGTLGTALAVGAVADPLADNREVTDQYEQAYQPFEDREFENALVLLPTPYGDWLNHPFQVLRNDPGYDGDAVYALQHRQFAVVDAFPDRTVYRYAYRGQWTPYSGQSVTPRLQRVQAVAGDSVTASLSVGLPQYTEAVEVRVSSGSAGSDILAGPSGDALALDATVADGTVTVSSSAFDGNVSTAVRDNQSVKLTVFVDYGTLGSFEYVARLPVERNSGGYRALTPRLEVCRSPRLCGGEAAYVPGTHREGIWMNTTLTAENLDR, via the coding sequence TTGACTCCCCGACGCCTCGCTGCCCTGCTGAGTCTCGTCGCCGCACTCGCGGTCGTCGCCATCGCCGAGGGAATCTTCCCGTACCACACCTCCAACCACGACGAGGGGGTCTACCTCCAGCAGGCCGCGATGTTGCTGGAGGGACAACTGACGATATCGCCGCCGGTCGCCGAGTCCTTTCGCCCGTGGTTCTTCGTCGCCGACGGCGGCCAGCTGTACCCGAAGTACACGCCCGTCGCGGCGGCCATCTTCGCCGTCGGCGGCCTGCTCGGCTCCTACACCATCTCGCTCGGCCTGGTCGCAGGCGTCGCCGTCGCGCTCGCCTACGCCATCGTCGCGGAGGTGTTCGACCGCAGGACTGCCGTGGTCGCCGCCGCCCTCGTCCTCGCCTCGCCGCTGTTCCTCGTCGACGCCGCCGTCTTCCTGTCGTACGTCCCGACGTTCGCTCTCAATCTCCTCTTTGCCTGGGCGTACCTGCGCGCCGACCGGACCGGGGACCGCCGGTTCGCCGCGCTGGCCGGCGCTGCCGTCGGCCTCGCCTTCTTCTCGCGGCCGTTCACGGCCGTCCTCTTCGCGCTCCCGTTCGTCGCCCACGCCGTCTGGACGCTTCGGACACTGGCGCGGCCGGTCGTCGTCCGCCAGGTCGTGACCGCCGCACTTGGCCTGGCCGGCGTCGCGGTCACGCTCGGCTACAACGCCGTCGTCACCGGCGACCCGCTGGTCTTCCCCTACCAGGCCTTCGCGCCGCGGGACGGCCTCGGCTTCGGCCTCCGGCGGATTCTCGGCTACGAACGCGTCTACGACCTCCCGCTGGCTCTGGAGGCCAACGCCCGCGTGCTGTGGTCCTACGTGACCGAGTGGAGCGTGGCCGCCCCGCTGGGCGTGCCCGTCGCGCTCGGCGGTCTCGCGGTCGTCCTCTCCCGGTTGCGGACCGACCGCGACCCCTGGAAACTGACGCTTGCCGGGCTGTTCGTGACGATTCCGGTCGGCAACGTCTACTTCTGGGGGAACCTGAACATCCTCGGCCAGCTATCGGTGCCGACAGACGGTCTCATCTCCTTCCTCGGGCCGTACTACCACGTCGGCCTCCTCCTGCCGACGGCCGCGTTCGGGGCTGTCGCGCTCGTCGCCGTCGGCCGGCGCGTCCGGGCGCTCTCCCGCGACCAGTCTCAGCGGGTCCGCGTCGCCGTTATCGCCGCGGTGGTCGTCCTCGGAACGCTCGGCACGGCGCTGGCGGTCGGTGCCGTCGCCGACCCGCTGGCGGACAACCGCGAGGTGACCGACCAGTACGAGCAGGCCTACCAGCCCTTCGAGGACCGGGAGTTCGAGAACGCGCTGGTCTTGCTCCCGACGCCCTACGGCGACTGGCTCAACCACCCCTTCCAGGTGCTGCGCAACGACCCCGGCTACGACGGCGACGCCGTCTACGCGCTCCAGCACCGCCAGTTCGCCGTGGTCGACGCCTTCCCCGACCGGACGGTCTATCGCTACGCCTACCGCGGCCAGTGGACGCCCTACAGCGGGCAGTCGGTGACCCCGCGACTCCAGCGGGTCCAGGCCGTCGCCGGCGACAGCGTCACCGCGTCGCTGTCGGTCGGGCTCCCGCAGTACACGGAGGCAGTCGAGGTGCGCGTCTCCAGCGGCAGCGCGGGCAGCGATATCCTGGCGGGGCCGTCCGGGGACGCGCTCGCCCTCGATGCGACGGTCGCCGACGGCACGGTGACGGTCTCCTCGTCGGCGTTCGACGGGAACGTCTCGACGGCGGTGCGAGACAATCAGTCGGTGAAACTCACCGTCTTCGTCGACTACGGCACCCTGGGCTCGTTCGAGTACGTCGCGCGGCTGCCGGTCGAACGGAACTCAGGCGGGTACCGCGCGCTGACGCCACGACTGGAGGTGTGTCGCTCGCCGCGGCTCTGTGGCGGCGAGGCGGCGTACGTCCCCGGAACGCACCGCGAGGGCATCTGGATGAACACGACGCTGACGGCGGAGAACCTCGACCGATGA